Proteins co-encoded in one Bubalus bubalis isolate 160015118507 breed Murrah chromosome 7, NDDB_SH_1, whole genome shotgun sequence genomic window:
- the NEUROG2 gene encoding neurogenin-2 produces the protein MFVKSETLELKEEEDVLVLLGSVSPASAALTPVSSSADEEEEEELGAAGGARRQLGAEAGPAALGGSPGGAEGCRPARLLGVVHECKRRPSRARAVSRGAKTAETVQRIKKTRRLKANNRERNRMHNLNAALDALREVLPTFPEDAKLTKIETLRFAHNYIWALTETLRLADHCGGGSLPGALFSEAVMLSPGGTSAALSNSGDSPSPASTWSCTNSPAESSSASSNSTSPYSCTLSPASPEGSDMDYWQSPPPDKHRYAPHLPIVRDCI, from the coding sequence ATGTTCGTCAAATCCGAGACCTTGGAGTTAAAGGAGGAAGAGGACGTGCTGGTGCTGCTTGGCTCGGTCTCCCCCGCCTCAGCGGCTCTGACCCCTGTATCTTCCAGCGCTgacgaggaggaagaggaggagctggGCGCGGCGGGCGGAGCGCGTCGGCAGCTTGGGGCAGAGGCCGGGCCCGCGGCTCTGGGCGGCTCGCCGGGAGGAGCCGAGGGCTGCCGGCCGGCGCGGCTGCTGGGTGTGGTTCATGAGTGCAAGCGGCGCCCTTCGAGGGCAAGGGCTGTTTCTCGCGGTGCCAAGACGGCCGAGACCGTGCAGCGCATCAAGAAGACCCGTAGATTGAAGGCCAACAACCGCGAGCGCAACCGCATGCACAATCTGAACGCGGCGCTGGACGCGCTGCGTGAGGTGCTCCCCACATTCCCAGAGGACGCCAAGCTCACCAAGATCGAGACCCTGCGTTTCGCCCACAACTACATATGGGCGCTCACCGAGACCCTGCGCCTGGCTGACCACTGTGGCGGCGGCAGCCTGCCCGGGGCGCTCTTCTCGGAGGCAGTCATGCTGAGTCCGGGAGGCACTAGCGCCGCCTTGAGCAACAGCGGAGACAGCCCTTCGCCCGCCTCCACGTGGAGCTGCACAAACAGCCCCGCGGAGTCTTCCTCTGCGTCCTCCAACTCCACCTCCCCCTACAGCTGCACTTTATCTCCCGCCAGCCCGGAGGGTTCAGACATGGACTATTGGCAGTCCCCACCTCCAGACAAGCACCGCTACGCACCTCACCTCCCCATAGTCAGGGACTGTATCTAG